Proteins from a single region of Impatiens glandulifera unplaced genomic scaffold, dImpGla2.1, whole genome shotgun sequence:
- the LOC124917232 gene encoding uncharacterized protein LOC124917232 isoform X1: MTIQKEPFFYPCLPYYHKEKIPSKLLRSFKTWKNFQFPLCVIELLMLKHWLDYIWSWVRCLSYCLMDGTASMVANVCLQVLDSIRLQHGAEYCSEDLHARSKVIKGLVKLASGDVDSGYK, from the exons ATGACAATTCAAAAGGAACCGTTCTTTTATCCATGTCTACCTTATTATCACAAAG AGAAAATTCCCTCCAAGCTATTGAGAAGCTTCAAGACATGGAAAAACTTTCAATTTCCTTTATGCGTGATAGAG TTACTGATGCTGAAGCATTGGCTGGATTATATTTGGAGCTGGGTCAGGTGTCTTTCATATTGTCTAATG GATGGAACTGCATCAATGGTTGCAAATGTATGCTTGCAAGTCTTAGATTCTATCAGACTTCAACATGGAGCTGAATATTGTTCAGAAGATCTACATGCTCGTTCTAAAGTGATTAAAGGGCTGGTTAAACTTGCCTCCGGGGATGTTGATTCTG GGTACAAGTAG
- the LOC124917232 gene encoding uncharacterized protein LOC124917232 isoform X2, translating into MTIQKEPFFYPCLPYYHKEKIPSKLLRSFKTWKNFQFPLCVIELLMLKHWLDYIWSWVRCLSYCLMDGTASMVANVCLQVLDSIRLQHGAEYCSEDLHARSKVIKGLVKLASGDVDSVY; encoded by the exons ATGACAATTCAAAAGGAACCGTTCTTTTATCCATGTCTACCTTATTATCACAAAG AGAAAATTCCCTCCAAGCTATTGAGAAGCTTCAAGACATGGAAAAACTTTCAATTTCCTTTATGCGTGATAGAG TTACTGATGCTGAAGCATTGGCTGGATTATATTTGGAGCTGGGTCAGGTGTCTTTCATATTGTCTAATG GATGGAACTGCATCAATGGTTGCAAATGTATGCTTGCAAGTCTTAGATTCTATCAGACTTCAACATGGAGCTGAATATTGTTCAGAAGATCTACATGCTCGTTCTAAAGTGATTAAAGGGCTGGTTAAACTTGCCTCCGGGGATGTTGATTCTG TTTATTGA